A single Silvibacterium dinghuense DNA region contains:
- a CDS encoding acyltransferase family protein — translation MAAATTIETQLPPIPGAPAASETNAVQSPKRNVAVDAYRGLVMLLMMGEVMQFAHMHQAFPDSLFWRILGYNQTHVEWAGLGLHDMIQPSFTFLVGVAMPYSIASRIRKEQTFGRMLLHTIVRALILTALGVLLRSTDSSMTNFTFEDTLSQIGMGYTFAFLLSFCRPKWQWTAFAMILFGYWLAWALYPAPGQAFDYAAVGVPADWHHNFTGFASHWNKNSNLGQAFDVWFLNLFPRPSRFLFNEGGYLTLSFIPTLGTMLLGLFAGQWLRAAAPKIPLKKLILIGIVLVALGTFFHFLGICPIVKRIWTPAWTLFSGGLCFLFLAAFSWVVDIKDHRKVVFPFVVVGMNSIAAYLIAHLWEGFLIRNLYTNLGHKLFQVFGMASEPLIMGIAVMLIYWYVLYWMYRNKVFLRI, via the coding sequence ATGGCGGCTGCCACCACAATCGAAACCCAGCTTCCTCCCATCCCAGGCGCGCCCGCCGCGTCAGAAACGAACGCGGTGCAATCTCCAAAGCGCAATGTCGCCGTGGATGCCTATCGCGGTCTCGTCATGCTGCTCATGATGGGCGAGGTCATGCAGTTTGCTCATATGCATCAGGCCTTCCCGGACAGCCTGTTCTGGCGCATCCTCGGTTACAACCAGACGCACGTGGAGTGGGCCGGGCTGGGCCTGCACGACATGATCCAGCCTTCGTTCACCTTCCTGGTGGGCGTCGCGATGCCCTATTCCATTGCCAGCCGCATCCGCAAAGAGCAGACCTTCGGCAGAATGCTCCTGCACACAATCGTGCGCGCTTTGATCCTCACTGCACTGGGCGTACTGCTGCGCTCCACGGACAGTTCGATGACGAACTTCACCTTTGAAGACACGTTATCGCAGATCGGCATGGGTTATACCTTTGCGTTTCTGCTCAGCTTCTGCAGACCCAAGTGGCAATGGACCGCCTTTGCCATGATTCTCTTCGGTTATTGGCTGGCCTGGGCGCTCTATCCCGCACCAGGACAGGCATTCGATTATGCAGCGGTGGGTGTTCCGGCAGACTGGCACCATAACTTCACCGGATTTGCCTCGCACTGGAACAAGAACAGCAATCTGGGACAAGCCTTCGATGTCTGGTTTCTCAACCTGTTTCCGCGTCCCTCGCGCTTTCTGTTCAACGAGGGAGGCTATCTCACGTTGAGCTTCATTCCTACGCTCGGAACCATGTTGCTGGGCCTTTTCGCCGGACAGTGGCTGCGTGCCGCGGCACCGAAAATCCCTCTGAAGAAGCTGATCCTCATAGGGATAGTATTGGTAGCGCTCGGCACCTTCTTCCACTTCCTCGGCATCTGTCCGATCGTGAAGCGTATCTGGACCCCGGCCTGGACACTCTTCAGCGGTGGCCTCTGTTTTCTTTTTCTCGCAGCCTTCTCGTGGGTTGTCGATATCAAAGATCACCGCAAGGTGGTGTTTCCGTTCGTGGTCGTCGGCATGAATTCGATTGCCGCTTATCTGATCGCCCACCTGTGGGAAGGGTTTCTTATCCGCAACTTATACACCAACCTCGGACACAAGTTATTCCAGGTTTTCGGCATGGCTTCAGAACCTCTGATCATGGGCATCGCTGTCATGCTGATTTACTGGTATGTGCTGTATTGGATGTACCGGAACAAGGTATTTTTGCGGATATGA
- a CDS encoding YXWGXW repeat-containing protein, whose product MSPFRRLFRIATLALAAAGLAAAPGTPAQAQIGISITIAPPVLPVYVQPVCPAPNYIWTPGYWAWGPGGYYWVPGTWVVAPAPGMLWTPGYWGWGNGIYAWHAGYWGPTVGFYGGVNYGFGYGGNGFYGGRWVGGNFSYNTAVVNVNRTVIRNTYIDNTVIVNNNVNRVSFNGGQGGIQARPTQQQMQAQQQRRFGPTGAQSNQERFAQQNKANWASQNHGRPAVAALQRPANSAAEFNRARPVTNNQPANRPGNTRPEAGNNSRPGNTTRPATGNRPGTTERPQAQTRPAQQARPQTRPAEQTARPETRPAQQSRPEQQTRPQTQARPQAQARPATRPQQQARPQQQRPQEEKKPE is encoded by the coding sequence ATGAGCCCGTTCCGCCGTCTCTTCCGCATCGCTACTCTCGCGCTAGCCGCTGCTGGCCTGGCCGCAGCTCCTGGCACGCCTGCCCAGGCGCAGATCGGCATTTCTATTACCATCGCTCCCCCCGTGCTGCCCGTTTATGTGCAGCCCGTCTGCCCGGCGCCGAACTACATCTGGACGCCCGGTTACTGGGCCTGGGGACCTGGCGGCTACTATTGGGTGCCTGGCACCTGGGTGGTAGCACCCGCCCCCGGCATGCTCTGGACGCCCGGTTACTGGGGCTGGGGTAACGGTATCTACGCCTGGCATGCCGGCTACTGGGGACCAACGGTTGGTTTCTACGGCGGCGTGAATTACGGCTTCGGCTACGGCGGCAACGGCTTCTACGGCGGACGCTGGGTGGGTGGCAATTTCAGCTACAACACTGCGGTGGTCAACGTAAACCGGACCGTGATTCGCAACACCTACATTGACAACACGGTCATCGTGAACAACAACGTCAACCGTGTCAGCTTCAACGGCGGACAGGGCGGCATCCAGGCTCGACCCACGCAGCAGCAGATGCAGGCCCAGCAGCAGCGCCGCTTCGGTCCTACCGGTGCGCAAAGCAACCAGGAACGATTCGCCCAGCAGAACAAGGCCAACTGGGCTTCACAGAATCACGGGCGGCCAGCCGTTGCCGCTCTGCAGCGGCCGGCAAACTCAGCAGCGGAATTCAATCGCGCACGGCCAGTAACCAACAACCAGCCTGCAAACAGACCTGGCAATACGCGGCCCGAGGCTGGGAACAACAGTCGTCCTGGAAACACCACACGTCCTGCCACCGGCAATCGTCCTGGAACCACCGAACGGCCGCAGGCGCAAACCAGGCCAGCACAGCAGGCCAGACCGCAGACTCGCCCAGCAGAGCAGACTGCGCGGCCTGAGACCCGCCCTGCGCAACAGTCCAGACCCGAGCAGCAGACGCGCCCGCAAACCCAGGCTCGTCCGCAGGCACAGGCGAGGCCCGCAACCCGGCCACAGCAACAGGCGCGCCCGCAGCAGCAACGGCCACAGGAAGAGAAGAAGCCCGAATAA
- a CDS encoding PadR family transcriptional regulator: protein MFLKRTSRDLFPGALEMMILESLRRQPAHGYALVQHIQQRSNQLLQVEEGSLYPALQRLLKEKLVKAEWGISSTNRRVRTYTITAAGLKHLERERSSFERMFEGIALVLGTRGEANT from the coding sequence ATGTTTCTGAAGCGAACTTCACGCGATCTCTTTCCAGGCGCGCTCGAGATGATGATTCTCGAGTCGCTGCGGCGGCAGCCGGCGCATGGCTATGCGCTGGTGCAGCATATCCAGCAACGCTCGAACCAGCTGCTGCAGGTGGAAGAGGGATCGCTCTATCCGGCGCTCCAGCGCCTGCTCAAGGAAAAGCTGGTCAAGGCGGAGTGGGGGATCTCCTCGACCAACCGCCGGGTACGAACCTACACCATCACCGCCGCGGGGCTGAAGCACCTGGAGCGCGAGCGTTCGAGCTTCGAGAGGATGTTTGAAGGCATCGCGCTGGTGCTGGGCACGCGTGGCGAAGCAAATACGTAA
- a CDS encoding NCS2 family permease, translating into MRSAPIQFLERYFEFSRLETNWRTEFFAGLTTFVTMAYIILVNPAILAQAGIPLPAVTAATCLSAAFGCLLMGIVARYPIALAPGMGLNAYFTYTVVMKMGVPWQTALGAVFLSGVAFLLLTAVGIRQLILRSIPKELYAAVAGGIGLFIAFIGLHNSGIITAAPATLVTLGNVRDPQTALALAGVLLIGVLQVWRVRGAILIGVLAITLAAIPFHLVHWKVSSYKFSALTLTAFRLDIHAALHVGLLEIIFVFFFVDLFDNLGTLVAVAKKAELIEPDGSIPRLNRILFADATATILGSLTGTSTVTSYVESSAGVAAGGRSGITAIVTGLLFLLALGAAPLVGIVPTAATAPALIIVGSLMLTTVTEIEWTNPLSSIPAFLTLVMIPLSASIANGLGFGVIAYACVHLLSGRFRKEDWLLYVLAVLFLVRFLYVANV; encoded by the coding sequence TGACGACCTTCGTCACCATGGCCTACATCATCCTGGTGAATCCGGCGATTCTCGCCCAGGCGGGCATTCCACTGCCTGCAGTCACGGCGGCCACGTGCCTCTCTGCGGCCTTCGGATGCCTTCTGATGGGGATTGTGGCGCGGTATCCGATTGCGCTGGCACCGGGAATGGGGCTGAATGCCTACTTCACCTACACCGTGGTGATGAAGATGGGCGTGCCGTGGCAGACAGCGCTGGGCGCGGTGTTTCTTTCGGGCGTGGCCTTCCTGCTGCTGACAGCGGTCGGCATCCGGCAACTGATCCTGCGCAGTATTCCGAAAGAACTGTACGCAGCGGTCGCGGGCGGCATCGGGCTGTTCATCGCCTTTATCGGGCTGCACAACTCGGGGATTATCACGGCGGCTCCGGCCACGCTGGTGACGCTGGGCAACGTGCGCGATCCGCAGACGGCGCTGGCGCTGGCCGGCGTTCTCCTGATCGGAGTGCTGCAGGTATGGCGGGTGCGCGGAGCCATTTTGATCGGCGTGCTGGCGATCACGCTGGCGGCAATACCCTTCCACCTGGTGCATTGGAAGGTCTCGTCGTACAAGTTTTCAGCGCTGACTTTGACGGCCTTTCGGCTGGATATCCACGCGGCGCTGCATGTGGGACTGCTGGAGATCATTTTCGTCTTCTTCTTCGTCGACCTCTTCGACAACCTCGGCACGCTGGTGGCGGTCGCGAAGAAGGCGGAGCTGATCGAACCCGACGGCTCGATTCCGCGGCTGAACCGCATCCTCTTTGCCGACGCAACGGCGACCATCCTGGGGTCGCTGACCGGGACCTCCACCGTGACCAGCTACGTGGAGTCGAGCGCGGGCGTAGCAGCGGGTGGACGCAGCGGCATAACGGCCATCGTAACCGGGCTGCTTTTCCTGCTGGCGCTGGGAGCGGCTCCGCTGGTGGGCATCGTACCGACGGCGGCAACGGCCCCGGCGCTGATCATCGTGGGCAGCCTGATGCTGACGACGGTGACCGAGATCGAGTGGACCAACCCGCTGTCATCGATCCCGGCCTTCCTGACTCTGGTCATGATCCCGCTCAGCGCTTCGATCGCCAATGGGCTGGGCTTCGGAGTCATTGCCTACGCCTGCGTCCACCTGCTGAGCGGACGCTTCCGCAAGGAGGACTGGCTGCTGTACGTGCTGGCGGTGCTGTTCCTGGTGCGGTTTCTCTACGTGGCGAATGTATAG
- a CDS encoding ABC transporter permease: MSWFSRIFRRRGIYADYSEELRLHLEERAEQLMRDEGLPREEAELRARRMFGNTTLLEERGREAWQWPVCEELYSDAKYALRQMRSSPGFAVTVILLLGLGIGATTAVFSLVHAVLLKPLLYPDSASLVIPWAVAPAGVDTGGLSLLPWNPIQFHALEKERGTYRYIGAFEGARFNLTGQGDPETLEGALVSWVFFPALGVTPELGRIFTQQEDTPGNAHVVMMSDAVWRSRFHADRSIVGKALSLDGAPYTVVGVMPPGFGFPRASEMPAEFDFGIESELWVPIALPAVTPRFTPSELAFVGRLLPGLSLEQAQAGMDLFAQRMDREMPVAKGWSQSRVVSLQQQIAGDSRRPLFLILGAVGVVLLVVCFNIAGLLLARGIARSREFTLRTALGAGRSRLLKQMLVESLLLAFAGGGFGVIMAAAGIEAIRILGPQQLPRLHEVSLDLPVLAFAIGLTLMTGLIFGFAPALGAARVDLAGGLKESGQRQGGGVKQSRLRAVLVSSQMALALVLVFSAGLLVRSFTRLLAADPGFSPEHVLTFSLSLPTATYPDRDAIAHFYQQALPELRAVPGVHAVGVTESVPMEGATESTAIVVNERPPAKGDRPPIVNYTIGSPGLFAAMGTPLLAGREFLDSDTLTAPQVTIVNRAMAERFWPHQSALGKQVRVPFQRVPATIVGVVADVKRTSLRETPEPEMFEPYTQNVWPSMAMMHVVIRTKADPALVIRETRSALRSLDAGLPMAKVTTLSTLESSATASERFSMLTLGFFGVFALLLAAVGIFGLVSYSVTQQTREIGIRMALGSSRSSVFQIILRRSLRLAAVGAVLGTVAALGVGRALSSYLYGVKGYDPVTLGAVVVLLMGAAMLAGFLPARRAASIDPMTALRAE; this comes from the coding sequence ATGAGCTGGTTCTCGCGCATCTTCCGCCGCCGTGGCATTTATGCCGATTACTCCGAGGAGCTGCGCCTGCACCTGGAAGAGCGCGCCGAACAGCTGATGCGCGACGAAGGCCTTCCGCGCGAAGAGGCAGAGCTGCGTGCCCGGCGGATGTTCGGGAATACGACGCTGCTCGAGGAACGCGGACGCGAGGCCTGGCAATGGCCGGTATGCGAAGAGCTTTATTCGGATGCGAAGTATGCGCTGCGGCAGATGCGTTCTTCTCCGGGCTTCGCGGTGACGGTGATCCTGCTGCTGGGGTTGGGTATCGGGGCGACAACAGCAGTCTTCAGCCTGGTGCATGCGGTTCTGCTGAAGCCGTTGCTGTATCCAGACAGCGCATCGCTGGTGATTCCGTGGGCTGTGGCTCCGGCAGGCGTGGATACCGGTGGCCTGAGTTTGCTTCCATGGAATCCGATTCAGTTTCATGCGCTCGAGAAGGAGCGGGGAACGTATCGATACATCGGAGCTTTTGAGGGAGCCCGCTTCAACCTCACCGGGCAGGGCGATCCGGAGACGCTTGAGGGAGCATTGGTATCGTGGGTATTCTTTCCTGCGCTTGGCGTTACGCCGGAGCTGGGGCGGATCTTTACGCAGCAGGAAGACACGCCGGGAAATGCGCATGTGGTGATGATGAGCGATGCGGTATGGCGCAGCCGCTTCCATGCCGACAGATCCATTGTGGGCAAAGCCCTTTCCCTCGACGGCGCGCCGTACACCGTGGTGGGCGTCATGCCGCCGGGTTTCGGCTTTCCGCGAGCCAGCGAGATGCCTGCGGAGTTTGATTTCGGAATCGAGAGCGAGCTCTGGGTGCCGATAGCTCTACCCGCTGTGACGCCGCGCTTCACGCCGTCCGAGTTGGCTTTTGTGGGGCGGTTGCTGCCTGGGCTGTCGCTGGAGCAGGCACAGGCGGGGATGGACCTCTTTGCACAACGCATGGATCGTGAAATGCCTGTGGCGAAGGGATGGTCGCAGTCGCGAGTGGTTTCACTGCAACAGCAGATCGCAGGGGATTCGCGGCGTCCGCTGTTTCTGATCCTGGGCGCAGTGGGTGTCGTGCTGCTGGTGGTTTGTTTCAACATCGCCGGGCTGCTGCTGGCGCGGGGCATTGCGCGGAGCCGCGAGTTTACGCTGCGGACGGCGCTGGGGGCTGGGCGTTCGCGCCTGCTGAAACAGATGCTGGTGGAAAGCCTGCTGCTGGCCTTTGCAGGCGGAGGGTTTGGCGTCATCATGGCGGCTGCAGGCATCGAGGCCATCAGGATTCTTGGCCCGCAACAGTTGCCACGTCTGCATGAGGTATCGCTCGATCTTCCTGTGCTTGCTTTCGCGATCGGATTGACACTGATGACCGGGCTGATCTTCGGATTTGCGCCTGCGCTGGGAGCTGCACGTGTCGATCTGGCGGGTGGATTGAAAGAGAGTGGGCAACGGCAGGGCGGCGGCGTGAAGCAGTCACGTCTGCGTGCTGTGCTGGTGAGCTCGCAGATGGCCCTGGCCCTGGTGCTGGTCTTTTCGGCCGGGTTGCTGGTGCGGAGCTTCACGCGCCTTCTTGCCGCAGACCCGGGATTCAGTCCGGAGCATGTGCTGACCTTCTCGCTCTCGCTGCCGACGGCCACCTATCCCGACCGCGATGCCATTGCGCACTTCTACCAGCAGGCGCTGCCTGAGCTGAGAGCGGTGCCGGGTGTGCATGCTGTGGGCGTCACGGAGTCGGTACCGATGGAGGGAGCTACGGAGTCGACGGCGATTGTGGTGAATGAAAGGCCTCCGGCTAAAGGGGATCGGCCTCCGATTGTGAACTATACGATCGGTTCTCCGGGGTTGTTTGCGGCCATGGGCACGCCGCTGCTTGCGGGGAGGGAGTTCCTGGACTCCGACACGCTGACAGCGCCGCAGGTGACGATCGTGAACCGCGCCATGGCAGAGCGCTTCTGGCCTCATCAGAGCGCGCTGGGCAAGCAGGTGCGCGTGCCGTTTCAGAGGGTGCCGGCGACGATTGTGGGTGTGGTGGCGGATGTGAAGCGCACTTCGTTACGCGAGACACCGGAGCCGGAGATGTTCGAGCCCTATACGCAGAATGTGTGGCCTTCGATGGCCATGATGCACGTGGTCATTCGCACCAAGGCCGATCCGGCGTTGGTCATCCGTGAGACGCGCTCCGCATTGCGTTCGCTCGATGCGGGGTTGCCGATGGCGAAGGTGACGACGCTCTCCACGCTTGAGAGCAGCGCCACAGCAAGCGAGCGGTTTTCGATGCTGACGCTGGGCTTCTTCGGCGTTTTTGCGCTGCTGCTGGCTGCGGTCGGCATCTTCGGACTGGTCTCTTATTCTGTGACGCAGCAGACGCGGGAGATCGGCATCCGCATGGCGCTCGGATCATCGCGCTCGAGTGTATTCCAGATCATTCTCAGGAGAAGTCTGCGCCTTGCCGCCGTGGGAGCTGTGCTGGGCACGGTGGCCGCGCTGGGCGTTGGACGGGCGCTGAGCAGCTATCTCTATGGTGTGAAGGGATACGATCCGGTGACACTGGGCGCGGTGGTGGTGTTGCTGATGGGAGCAGCGATGCTCGCTGGATTTCTGCCCGCGCGGCGTGCGGCCTCGATTGATCCGATGACCGCGCTGCGGGCGGAGTGA
- a CDS encoding DUF4397 domain-containing protein codes for MRGKARQAAKGLDWTAAGWVILAASGALTLTGCESVASTQQSTLVRLIDASSNALGVDLYANGTKIVANQGFPTFSNYADVSSGTISLKVYPTGKTTPVDAQASGTLTAGGQYSLLLTDSGTGEATTLLTDQATAAPSGDFALRIVQEASTVGAVDVYLTTASSITATSSTSTSTSTTSSLSGLTPIVSDLAAGSTMSYTDIADGTYEIVIVPTGTTDVTTTTAYIDSSVTFSSGSVRTLLIANSSTSASNMTAVMGDDLD; via the coding sequence ATGAGAGGCAAGGCGAGGCAGGCCGCAAAGGGATTGGATTGGACAGCTGCAGGCTGGGTAATTCTGGCTGCATCCGGAGCACTCACGCTCACCGGATGTGAATCAGTCGCCTCCACCCAGCAGTCGACGCTGGTGCGGCTCATCGACGCCAGCTCGAATGCGCTGGGCGTCGACCTGTACGCAAACGGCACCAAGATCGTGGCCAACCAGGGGTTTCCCACCTTCTCGAACTACGCGGATGTCTCCTCGGGAACCATCAGTCTGAAGGTCTATCCCACGGGCAAGACCACGCCGGTCGATGCCCAGGCGAGCGGGACACTGACTGCAGGCGGCCAGTACTCGCTGCTGCTCACGGATAGCGGCACGGGTGAAGCTACGACCCTGCTCACCGACCAGGCGACAGCTGCGCCCTCCGGCGACTTTGCACTGAGAATTGTGCAGGAAGCCAGTACCGTGGGCGCGGTGGATGTGTACCTGACCACGGCCAGCTCCATCACGGCCACCAGTTCTACTTCGACCAGTACCTCGACCACGAGCAGCCTCAGCGGACTGACGCCGATTGTGAGCGACCTGGCAGCGGGCTCGACCATGTCCTACACCGACATTGCCGATGGCACCTACGAGATTGTGATTGTGCCCACCGGCACGACCGACGTGACGACTACGACGGCTTATATCGACAGCTCGGTGACGTTCTCGAGCGGCTCGGTGCGGACGTTGCTCATTGCCAATTCTTCGACCAGCGCCTCGAATATGACGGCTGTGATGGGCGACGATTTGGACTGA
- the dnaN gene encoding DNA polymerase III subunit beta, producing MSGAATGLGIESENSVPVTGQGANMEISISRQDLLRELTATQSVVERKTTIPILSNFLIEADEEQITITATDLDQSMKTSCKAKVKKPGSCTIPARKLYDYIKLLGDGDISIKLMDNHWVQIRSGRSNTKMVGMARANFPQVPEFPQTAVTSIPAASLKNCIAKTIFAISNEESRYTLNGALLILKAESLAMVATDGHRLSFIEKGGETLSNVSGERKTLIPRKALAELQSLLSNTEAETIEFAEDDHTLFFRVGHRVLTSRKLTGQFPNYEAVMPRENTKFVIVRSEDLMGSIQRVAQFADERSGAVKMRLEQNELKLSSSSTDSGESEDVIESPYAFDPLVVGFNSAYLIDFLRAIGNTGEVRLEFKDAQSAGQLRPEDAENEYKYRYIIMPMRI from the coding sequence ATGTCAGGCGCAGCGACAGGACTGGGTATCGAGAGCGAGAATTCAGTGCCGGTGACCGGCCAGGGTGCCAACATGGAGATCAGCATCAGCCGCCAGGATTTATTGCGGGAGCTCACGGCGACGCAGAGCGTGGTCGAGCGCAAGACGACGATTCCGATTCTTTCGAATTTTCTGATCGAGGCTGACGAAGAGCAGATCACGATCACAGCGACGGATCTTGACCAGAGCATGAAGACCTCATGCAAGGCCAAGGTGAAGAAGCCGGGCTCGTGCACCATTCCGGCGCGCAAGCTGTATGACTACATCAAGCTGCTGGGTGATGGCGACATCTCCATCAAGCTGATGGACAACCACTGGGTGCAGATCCGCTCCGGCCGGTCGAACACCAAGATGGTGGGTATGGCGCGGGCCAACTTTCCGCAGGTGCCGGAGTTTCCGCAGACTGCGGTAACCAGCATTCCGGCCGCCTCGCTGAAGAACTGCATCGCCAAGACGATCTTTGCGATTTCGAACGAGGAATCGCGTTACACGCTGAACGGCGCGCTGCTTATCCTGAAAGCAGAGTCGCTGGCCATGGTGGCGACCGATGGTCATCGCCTTTCCTTTATTGAAAAAGGCGGCGAAACGCTCTCGAATGTTTCGGGCGAGCGCAAGACGCTGATTCCGCGCAAGGCGTTGGCCGAGCTGCAGTCGCTGCTCTCGAACACCGAGGCGGAGACGATTGAATTTGCCGAGGATGACCACACGCTCTTCTTCCGCGTGGGACACCGCGTGCTGACCAGCCGCAAGCTGACAGGGCAGTTCCCGAACTACGAAGCGGTGATGCCGCGCGAGAACACGAAGTTCGTGATTGTGCGCAGCGAAGACCTGATGGGCTCGATCCAGCGCGTGGCACAGTTTGCCGATGAGCGCTCGGGTGCGGTGAAGATGCGGCTCGAGCAGAACGAGCTGAAGCTTTCGTCCTCGTCAACGGATTCGGGCGAATCGGAAGATGTCATCGAGTCGCCCTATGCCTTCGATCCGCTGGTGGTTGGTTTCAACTCGGCTTATCTGATCGACTTCCTGCGGGCGATCGGCAACACGGGCGAGGTACGTCTGGAGTTCAAGGACGCCCAGTCTGCCGGCCAGCTGCGGCCGGAAGATGCCGAAAATGAATATAAGTATCGCTATATCATCATGCCGATGCGGATCTGA